One window of Oncorhynchus masou masou isolate Uvic2021 chromosome 28, UVic_Omas_1.1, whole genome shotgun sequence genomic DNA carries:
- the LOC135517233 gene encoding ligand of Numb protein X 2-like, with the protein MGSPGWEVGPAGPVEPVLEALCPECGQIHRAWENHLYNYRLEVDDDLVCHICLQPLVQPLDTPCGHTFCARCLRSFLQERDFCPLDRERLHVQVCRRSSILVHKLLDKLSVSCPLAPACSLSMPRCDLEAHLKHRCPGTRSQQTNLQGPPCDHGEEGAMVTSPPRSPRSLQTETDLRESSPSPPGGTASSSVPMWIDEPGLDNPAFEESTEEDSVVGLECVVPRVKRPLSNPCIHLLRTASSASSGWDCPESPPLSAEEGCVKLPSIPEGEITTIEVHRSNPYVELGISIVGGNETPLINVVIQEVYRDGVIARDGRLLAGDQILQVNSVDISNVPHNFARSTFARPCAMLQLTVLRERRCASRPPPFTTRSVPHAPCSTPESTPSSPASLRITLHKRDSSEQLGIKLVRRTDEVGVFVLDLLDGGLAAKDGRLCSNDRVLAVNEQDLRHGTPEQAAQIIQASGERVFLLIGRPSKPTPPPNSTSNRDLYCHDHFLPNHHHHHHYSFSPSPSPVPTCAHLARSSTHRDLSQCVTCKEKHITVKKEPHESLGMTVAGGRGSKSGELPIFVTSVQPHGCLSRDGRIKRGDILLSINGQDLTYLSHSEAVGTLKASAASPSVQLRALEVSMVEEPGQVQSPEDQLFPPHHHTHNSDYDSSWSPSWVLWLGLPSYLHSSHEIVLRRSHPGSWGFSIVGGYEENHSNQAFFIKTIVLGTPAYYDGRLKCGDMIVAVNGLSTAGMSHSALVPMLKEQRSRVALTVVSWPGSLA; encoded by the exons ATGGGCAGCCCCGGCTGGGAG GTGGGTCCAGCAGGGCCGGTGGAGCCCGTGCTGGAGGCCTTGTGTCCAGAGTGTGGTCAGATCCACCGGGCCTGGGAGAACCACCTCTATAACTACCGCCTGGAGGTGGACGATGACCTGGTGTGTCACATCTGTCTGCAGCCCCTGGTCCAGCCCCTAGACACACCCTGCGGACACACCTTCTGTGCCCGCTGCCTCCGCAGCTTCCTCCAGGAGCGGGACTTCTGCCCGCTGGACCGGGAGCGGCTACATGTGCAGGTGTGTAGGCGGAGCAGCATCCTGGTACACAAGCTGCTTGACAagctgtctgtgtcctgtccccTGGCCCCGGCCTGCAGCCTCAGCATGCCCCGCTGTGACCTGGAGGCTCACCTCAAACACAG gTGTCCGGGGACTCGGTCTCAGCAGACCAATTTACAAGGCCCACCATGTGATCACGGGGAGGAGGGAGCCATGGTGACCAGCCCACCCAGGTCCCCCCGCTCCCTCCAGACGGAGACAGACCTGCGGGAGAGCTCACCCTCGCCCCCTGGTGGCACCGCCAGCAGCAGTGTTCCCATGTGGATTGATGAGCCTGGACTGGACAACCCTGCCTTTGAGGAAAGCACTGAGGAGGACA gtgtGGTAGGGTTGGAGTGTGTGGTGCCCAGGGTAAAGCGACCCCTCAGTAACCCCTGCATCCACCTCCTCCGTACCGCCAGCTCCGCCTCCTCAGGGTGGGACTGCCCCGAGTCCCCGCCCCTCTCTGCAGAAGAAG GTTGTGTGAAGCTGCCATCCATTCCAGAGGGTGAGATCACCACCATCGAGGTCCACCGCTCCAACCCCTATGTAGAACTTGGCATCAGCATCGTCGGGGGCAACGAGACGCCCCTTATCAACGTGGTGATCCAGGAAGTTTACCGTGACGGGGTCATTGCTCGAGATGGCAGGCTTCTGGCCGGAGACCAGATACTACAG GTCAACAGTGTAGACATCAGCAACGTGCCCCATAACTTTGCCCGCTCCACGTTTGCACGCCCCTGTGCCATGCTGCAGCTCACTGTCCTGAGAGAGCGCCGCTGTGCCTCTCGCCCGCCCCCTTTCACCACCCGTTCTGTGCCTCACGCCCCCTGCTCCACCCCAGAGAGCACCCCATCCAGCCCTGCCAGCCTGAGGATCACCCTGCACAAGCGGGACTCGTCAGAGCAGCTGGGCATCAAGCTGGTGCGCAGGACGGACGAGGTGGGGGTGTTTGTGTTAGACCTGCTAGACGGCGGCCTGGCGGCCAAGGATGGGAGGCTGTGTAGTAATGACCGCGTGCTGGCGGTCAATGAACAGGACCTACGCCACGGCACGCCTGAACAGGCTGCTCAGATCATACAG GCTAGCGGTGAGAGAGTTTTTCTACTGATTGGCCGGCCCAGTAAGCCTACCCCTCCACCAAACTCCACTTCCAACAGAGACCTGTACTGCCATGACCACTTCCTCcccaatcaccaccaccaccatcactacagcttctcccccagccccagcccgGTGCCTACCTGTGCCCACCTGGCTCGCTCCAGCACCCACAGA gacctGTCCCAGTGTGTGACCTGTAAGGAGAAACACATCACTGTGAAGAAGGAGCCTCATGAGTCTCTGGGTATGACCGTGGCCGGGGGGCGGGGCAGCAAGAGCGGCGAGCTGCCCATCTTTGTGACCAGCGTCCAACCACATGGCTGCCTGTCACGTGATGGACGAATCAAACGAG gTGACATCCTCCTGAGTATCAATGGCCAGGACCTGACCTACCTGAGCCACAGTGAGGCGGTGGGCACCCTGAAGGCCAGCGCAGCATCGCCCTCCGTCCAGCTGAGGGCGCTGGAGGTCAGCATGGTGGAGGAGCCGGGCCAGGTTCAGAGCCCCGAGGACCAGCTGTTTCCCccacatcaccacacacacaactcagACTACGACTCCTCCTGGTCCCCTTCTTGGGTCTTGTGGCTCGGCCTGCCCAG ctacctTCACAGTAGCCATGAGATTGTTCTGCGTAGAAGTCACCCTGGGAGCTGGGGCTTCAGCATCGTCGGGGGATACGAGGAAAACCATAGCAACCAGGCATTCTTCATCAAGACCATTGTCCTTGGAACGCCTGCATACTACGATGGCCGCCTCAA GTGTGGGGACATGATAGTGGCGGTTAATGGACTGTCTACGGCTGGTATGAGCCACTCAGCCCTGGTACCCATGCTGAAGGAGCAGCGTAGCAG
- the LOC135518527 gene encoding pancreas/duodenum homeobox protein 1-like — translation MNREEHYYSPAQLFKNSCAYQSPHSEDYSHSPPPCLYMARQAQSVYSSPSIGGLDQASLPDIAPYSIPMREDPGVPQLHHPQAPQQTLPPGGYEYPGGLALCADRNKYHPPFPWMKTTKSHAHTWKGQWAGPYMVEAEENKRTRTAYTRAQLLELEKEFLFNKYISRPRRVELALTLSLTERHIKIWFQNRRMKWKKEEDKKRVRGVDPEQDSSITSGDLKDEAGVGVGGAGHPTTTTPPSPLNAHSMLGSRDSA, via the exons ATGAATCGAGAAGAGCACTACTATTCTCCCGCGCAGCTGTTCAAGAACTCCTGCGCCTACCAGAGTCCACACAGCGAGGACTACAGCCACAGCCCTCCGCCCTGCCTCTACATGGCCCGGCAGGCTCAGTCCGTCTACTCCTCGCCCTCCATCGGAGGGCTAGACCAGGCGAGTCTCCCTGACATTGCTCCTTACAGTATTCCCATGCGAGAGGACCCGGGTGTGCCGCAGCTCCACCACCCCCAGGCGCCCCAGCAGACTCTCCCGCCAGGGGGTTACGAATACCCGGGGGGGTTGGCTCTGTGTGCGGATAGGAACAAATATCACCCGCCTTTCCCCTGGATGAAAACAACCAAGTCTCACGCGCACACCTGGAAGGGACAGTGGGCAG GCCCCTACATGGTGGAAGCGGAGGAGAACAAGCGGACAAGGACGGCCTACACGCGAGCACAGCTCCTGGAGCTGGAGAAGGAGTTCCTGTTCAACAAGTACATCAGCAGGCCGCGGCGTGTCGAGCTGGCCCTCACCCTCAGCCTCACAGAGAGACACATCAAGATCTGGTTCCAGAACCGACGGATGAAGTGGAAGAAGGAGGAGGACAagaagagagtgaggggggtCGACCCTGAGCAGGACTCGTCCATTACGTCAGGAGACTTGAAGGATGAGGCAGGGGTGGGAGTCGGGGGGGCAGGACATCCCACCACCACGACACCCCCCTCACCCTTAAACGCCCACTCCATGTTAGGTTCTAGAGACTCGGCCTAG